The proteins below are encoded in one region of Segatella copri:
- a CDS encoding S9 family peptidase, which yields MAMNATDLQAQDVVPAQKGEKTFTLEDLNFGGNNYRNMVAKNRWCTWWGNELVRQDVDACYLVNKTTGKETKLFGINDINQWIAPTKDIKVRALYNAIFPFAGKNIVMVSNGSKTYTVDFKKHKLLSEMDYADGENLLEANAQQNAFAYLKGSNLYVRTFDVTSNALTKEKKSHDFQLSKDGSREIVYGQSVHRDEFGISKGTFWSPNGELLAFYRMDQSMVTDYPQVDIPEIGFNHPETQSCIATPAPDKYPMTGETSHKVTVGVFDCMTGKTIYLKAGDPTDRYFTNIAWSPDSKTIYMFELNRDQNDCRLTAYNAETGEKTGELYRETDEKYVEPCHPIQFLPWDSNSFIMQSRKDGYNHLYLCTLGKHGSRMASNTESLEIKQLTSGKWEVMEVLGFNSKRKSIIIASNEKSPIQRNIFAVDTKTGKRTLVDDCGKGWHSATLSENGQYVFDNYSTPTVPRKIALVNTENGKRTAYFTAENPWKGYNVPEYSCGTIKAADGETDLYWRMVKPVNFDPNKKYPTIIYVYGGPHAHNVDARWNYSSRGWETYMAEKGYLLFILDNRGSENRGKAFEQATFRQLGQIEMQDQMKGVEYLKTLPYVDADKIGVHGWSFGGFMTISLMTNHPDVFKVGVAGGPVIDWHWYEVMYGERYMDTPQTNPEGYRKTSLLYQAKNLKGKLQIIQGLNDVTVVPQHCLTFLKACIAAGTQPDFFVYPGEPHNMRGHQSTHLHERISNYFFDYLK from the coding sequence ATGGCTATGAATGCAACCGACTTACAGGCTCAGGACGTGGTTCCTGCTCAGAAAGGCGAGAAAACCTTTACATTGGAAGACCTGAACTTCGGCGGCAACAACTATCGTAACATGGTAGCTAAGAACCGCTGGTGCACCTGGTGGGGCAATGAACTCGTTCGCCAGGATGTAGATGCCTGCTATCTCGTCAACAAGACGACAGGCAAGGAGACCAAACTCTTCGGCATCAATGACATCAACCAGTGGATTGCTCCTACCAAAGACATCAAGGTAAGAGCCCTCTACAATGCTATCTTCCCTTTTGCAGGCAAGAACATCGTGATGGTAAGCAACGGCAGCAAGACTTATACCGTAGACTTCAAGAAGCATAAGCTGCTGAGCGAGATGGATTATGCTGACGGCGAGAACCTCCTGGAGGCCAACGCCCAGCAGAACGCCTTCGCCTATCTGAAGGGCAGCAACCTCTATGTGCGTACCTTCGATGTAACAAGCAACGCCCTGACAAAAGAGAAGAAATCTCACGATTTCCAGCTTTCAAAGGACGGAAGCCGCGAAATTGTTTATGGACAGAGTGTTCACCGCGATGAGTTCGGTATCAGCAAGGGAACCTTCTGGAGTCCGAACGGCGAACTGCTCGCCTTCTATCGCATGGACCAGAGTATGGTAACCGACTATCCACAGGTCGACATCCCGGAAATCGGTTTCAATCATCCTGAAACACAGAGTTGCATTGCTACTCCTGCACCAGACAAGTATCCGATGACTGGCGAGACATCACACAAGGTAACCGTAGGCGTGTTCGACTGCATGACCGGCAAGACCATCTATCTGAAGGCTGGCGATCCAACCGACCGCTACTTCACCAACATCGCATGGAGTCCGGACAGCAAGACCATCTATATGTTCGAACTGAACCGCGACCAGAACGACTGCCGTCTGACTGCCTACAATGCAGAAACCGGCGAGAAGACAGGCGAGCTCTATCGCGAAACCGACGAGAAATACGTGGAGCCTTGCCACCCTATCCAGTTCCTGCCTTGGGACAGCAACAGCTTTATCATGCAGAGCCGCAAGGATGGCTACAACCACCTCTATCTCTGCACCCTGGGCAAGCACGGAAGCCGCATGGCAAGCAATACAGAATCACTTGAAATCAAGCAGTTGACTTCCGGCAAATGGGAGGTAATGGAAGTACTCGGTTTCAACAGCAAGCGCAAGAGCATCATCATCGCATCCAACGAGAAGTCGCCTATCCAGAGAAACATCTTTGCCGTAGATACAAAAACCGGCAAGCGTACGCTGGTAGATGATTGCGGCAAGGGATGGCACAGCGCCACTTTGAGCGAGAACGGACAGTATGTCTTCGACAACTACTCTACTCCTACCGTGCCTCGCAAGATTGCCCTCGTGAATACCGAGAACGGCAAGCGCACCGCATACTTCACAGCCGAGAACCCTTGGAAGGGCTACAATGTGCCTGAGTACAGCTGCGGTACCATCAAGGCTGCCGATGGCGAAACAGACCTCTACTGGAGAATGGTGAAGCCGGTAAACTTCGATCCAAACAAGAAGTATCCTACCATTATATATGTATATGGTGGACCTCATGCCCACAACGTAGATGCCCGCTGGAACTACTCTAGCCGTGGTTGGGAAACCTACATGGCAGAAAAGGGCTATCTGCTCTTCATCCTCGACAACCGTGGAAGCGAGAACCGTGGCAAGGCTTTCGAGCAGGCTACCTTCCGCCAGCTCGGACAGATTGAGATGCAAGACCAGATGAAGGGCGTGGAATATCTGAAGACCCTGCCTTACGTAGATGCAGACAAGATTGGCGTTCACGGCTGGAGCTTCGGCGGATTCATGACCATCTCGCTGATGACCAACCACCCTGATGTGTTCAAGGTAGGCGTAGCAGGCGGTCCGGTAATCGACTGGCACTGGTACGAGGTGATGTATGGCGAGCGCTATATGGACACCCCACAGACCAACCCAGAGGGTTACAGGAAGACCTCCCTGCTCTATCAGGCAAAGAACCTGAAGGGCAAGCTGCAGATTATCCAGGGCTTGAACGATGTGACTGTAGTGCCACAGCACTGCCTCACCTTCCTCAAGGCTTGCATCGCAGCAGGCACCCAGCCAGACTTCTTCGTCTATCCTGGCGAGCCTCACAACATGAGAGGTCATCAGAGCACTCATCTGCATGAGCGCATCAGCAATTATTTCTTCGATTATCTCAAGTAA